One genomic window of Candidatus Taylorbacteria bacterium includes the following:
- the mutM gene encoding bifunctional DNA-formamidopyrimidine glycosylase/DNA-(apurinic or apyrimidinic site) lyase, with protein MPELPEVETTVKGLNESVTGLTIVDTWTDYGSSFHAGKENIKNKNYFPIFRREVKGEKIVGAKRRGKNVLIHLSHGKTILIHMKMTGHLLYGAYRKNPKFEARNSKKVKNIKINNYWAHEKWIPNEENELLRDSFNKFIHLVFTLSNKKHLAFSDMRKFGKVSLLPTIKLQHLPEISHLGPEPLLPVFTLPVFRIAILKKSKGKIKQVLMDQSVIAGIGNIYSDEILWKSGVHPKSIVTKIRRPVLNKIFTSMKEILKKGIDFGGDSMSDYRNLVGERGRFQHTHNAYRLTGKSCKKSGCKGRIERMKIGGRSAHFCNRHQKLYV; from the coding sequence ATGCCAGAGTTGCCTGAAGTCGAGACAACGGTAAAAGGATTAAATGAAAGCGTGACTGGTCTCACGATTGTTGACACATGGACGGATTATGGGAGTTCATTTCACGCTGGGAAAGAAAACATTAAGAATAAGAATTATTTTCCGATATTTAGGCGCGAGGTTAAGGGAGAAAAGATTGTGGGGGCAAAGCGAAGAGGGAAAAATGTACTCATCCATCTTTCACATGGGAAAACGATTTTGATTCACATGAAGATGACCGGACACCTCCTGTACGGGGCGTACAGGAAAAATCCGAAATTCGAAGCACGAAATTCAAAAAAAGTTAAAAATATAAAGATAAACAATTACTGGGCTCACGAAAAATGGATACCAAATGAAGAAAATGAACTTCTGAGAGATTCGTTTAATAAATTTATTCATCTTGTTTTTACTCTTTCAAACAAGAAGCATCTGGCTTTTTCCGATATGAGAAAGTTTGGAAAAGTATCTCTGCTTCCGACCATAAAGCTTCAACATCTGCCCGAGATAAGCCACTTAGGACCGGAGCCATTGCTACCAGTCTTTACTTTACCGGTTTTTCGAATAGCGATTTTGAAGAAATCGAAGGGAAAAATAAAGCAGGTGCTTATGGACCAGTCTGTGATAGCGGGGATTGGGAATATCTATTCGGACGAAATATTATGGAAGTCCGGCGTTCATCCAAAATCAATTGTCACAAAAATTCGTCGACCGGTCTTGAATAAAATTTTTACTTCAATGAAGGAGATTCTCAAAAAAGGGATTGATTTCGGAGGGGATTCGATGTCGGACTATCGCAACCTCGTAGGCGAGCGAGGACGTTTTCAACATACTCACAACGCGTATCGGCTGACAGGAAAATCCTGCAAGAAGTCAGGTTGTAAAGGTAGAATCGAGAGAATGAAAATTGGCGGGCGTAGCGCTCACTTTTGCAATCGGCATCAAAAATTATATGTTTAG
- a CDS encoding TrmH family RNA methyltransferase — translation MISLILYNIRSAGNVGSIFRTADAAGVSRIFLAGYTPTPTDQFERERKDIAKVALGAEKVIPWTFAPDIEVLLQELKGKTTTLIALEQDKRSVDYKTVSLSGDCALIVGEEVHGLTQNILDQCDIIAEIPMKGEKESLNVSVATGIALFKILNI, via the coding sequence ATGATCTCCCTCATCCTCTACAACATTCGAAGCGCCGGAAATGTCGGCTCAATTTTTCGAACCGCCGACGCCGCGGGGGTGTCGCGCATCTTTCTTGCGGGCTACACCCCTACTCCCACTGACCAATTTGAAAGAGAACGAAAAGACATTGCAAAAGTCGCCCTCGGCGCGGAAAAAGTTATTCCTTGGACCTTTGCCCCCGACATCGAGGTGCTTTTACAAGAACTGAAAGGAAAGACGACGACACTCATCGCACTCGAGCAAGACAAACGGTCGGTTGATTATAAGACGGTATCACTCTCGGGAGACTGTGCGCTCATTGTAGGCGAAGAGGTACACGGTCTCACTCAAAATATATTAGACCAGTGCGACATTATTGCCGAAATCCCGATGAAAGGAGAAAAAGAATCCCTGAATGTTTCTGTCGCCACAGGTATCGCTCTTTTTAAAATCCTAAACATATAA
- a CDS encoding vitamin K epoxide reductase family protein → MKSPKNLNVLVALFSLFAFAGFIDASYLTVEHYLGTPIPCSVFGGCDIVTNSSYSQIGGVPLALVGALYYLSLIIFCIIYFDSRKTGTLKIASYIVVPAFLVSLWLVYLQFFVIHAICLYCMISATISLVLFVIGQITLSSLRNKSEIPILNT, encoded by the coding sequence ATGAAATCACCAAAAAACCTTAACGTCCTCGTCGCGCTCTTCTCGCTGTTCGCTTTTGCGGGCTTCATTGACGCGTCCTATCTTACGGTTGAGCATTATCTCGGAACTCCCATCCCCTGTTCGGTATTCGGCGGATGCGATATAGTTACCAACAGCTCTTACTCGCAAATCGGCGGAGTGCCCCTCGCCCTCGTAGGAGCTCTCTACTATCTCTCATTAATTATTTTTTGCATCATCTATTTCGATTCAAGAAAAACAGGAACGCTCAAAATAGCCTCCTACATTGTTGTGCCGGCCTTTCTTGTGTCGCTTTGGCTCGTCTATCTTCAGTTTTTTGTCATCCACGCGATATGTCTCTACTGCATGATTTCCGCAACTATCTCACTTGTCCTATTTGTCATCGGCCAAATCACGCTTTCGTCTTTGCGAAATAAATCAGAAATTCCAATCTTAAATACATAA
- a CDS encoding thioredoxin domain-containing protein: MENNEDLTIKERREQKRQEKLARRAEGEIKESKSRVVLWISVVIVIGAVLFGLVRIVKNNPPSSEKDTPVNISDSVIGTDWIRGNANASTTLIEYGDFECPACGLYHPVLRELESQFKNDLRVIFRNYPLPQHANARLAARAAEAAGAQGKFFEMHDLIYEHQNDWTGKSDAKNIFLEYATTLKLNIGEYKRDFESKETGVKIDEDMASGNSYGVNSTPTFYLGNTKLAPKSFDEFKKLIKDEITKKP; encoded by the coding sequence ATGGAAAACAATGAAGACCTCACAATAAAAGAGAGGCGCGAGCAAAAGAGGCAGGAGAAGCTTGCAAGAAGGGCAGAAGGCGAAATCAAGGAATCGAAATCCAGAGTCGTTCTTTGGATTTCGGTGGTCATTGTCATCGGCGCAGTACTCTTTGGGCTCGTCCGAATTGTAAAGAATAATCCTCCTAGTTCTGAAAAAGACACACCAGTCAATATTTCGGATTCGGTGATTGGAACTGACTGGATTCGAGGCAATGCAAATGCTTCCACAACACTTATCGAGTATGGCGACTTTGAGTGCCCCGCATGCGGACTCTACCATCCCGTTCTAAGGGAATTGGAAAGTCAGTTTAAAAACGACCTTCGAGTGATATTCCGAAACTATCCGCTTCCCCAACATGCAAACGCCCGCCTCGCGGCCCGTGCCGCTGAAGCCGCAGGAGCGCAGGGAAAATTCTTTGAAATGCACGACCTCATTTATGAGCATCAGAATGATTGGACCGGAAAAAGCGACGCGAAAAATATTTTCCTCGAATACGCAACCACCTTGAAACTCAACATAGGGGAATACAAGAGAGACTTCGAATCTAAAGAAACCGGAGTAAAAATTGATGAAGATATGGCGAGCGGCAATTCCTACGGCGTCAATTCTACTCCTACATTCTACCTCGGCAACACGAAGCTCGCTCCAAAAAGTTTCGATGAATTTAAGAAACTCATCAAAGATGAAATCACCAAAAAACCTTAA
- the proB gene encoding glutamate 5-kinase has translation MYQRIIVKIGTKVLSKEDGTIDESVLENIVNQISSLKKSGVETVLVTSGAVGSGRSLLKSGMNSETVGNKQVFAALGQVKLMETYSKLFGKCGLLCAQVLVTKEDFRDRSHYQNMHHCFLNLLREDIVPVVNENDVVAIKELVFTDNDELAGLVAAQLVVDAVIILTSVEGVMDGSPSDPSSKIIPEINFKNLATCEKHITGEKTNVGRGGMMTKFAVAKKLISSGVAVHIAHGKKENVLTDIMHGKPIGTKFIPLRKTSGVKRRLAYSEGLTMGAIIVNKCAEDMLIAKEKAMSLLPIGVIHIKGDFKKDDVVEIRNMSNQKIGFGVSALDSMKVKELAGVKGGRTVVHYDYMFIE, from the coding sequence ATGTACCAACGCATTATCGTAAAAATAGGAACGAAGGTACTTTCAAAAGAAGACGGCACGATAGATGAATCCGTTTTGGAAAACATTGTGAACCAAATTTCTTCCCTAAAAAAGAGTGGGGTTGAAACCGTGCTTGTAACATCAGGAGCCGTCGGATCTGGCCGAAGTCTTTTAAAATCAGGAATGAATTCAGAAACAGTTGGAAACAAACAGGTGTTCGCGGCATTGGGTCAAGTGAAACTGATGGAAACATACTCGAAACTTTTCGGAAAGTGTGGTCTTCTCTGCGCCCAAGTGCTGGTTACCAAAGAAGACTTTCGAGACCGCAGTCATTACCAAAACATGCATCATTGTTTCTTGAATTTACTTCGAGAGGACATAGTACCGGTGGTAAATGAAAATGATGTAGTTGCCATTAAAGAACTCGTCTTTACCGATAACGATGAATTAGCTGGTCTTGTTGCGGCACAGCTCGTAGTAGACGCAGTAATAATTCTCACCAGTGTAGAGGGTGTGATGGATGGCTCCCCTTCCGACCCGTCTTCAAAAATCATTCCAGAGATAAACTTCAAAAATCTCGCTACTTGCGAAAAACATATTACAGGAGAAAAGACAAATGTAGGACGTGGTGGCATGATGACCAAATTCGCTGTTGCAAAGAAACTTATTTCTTCAGGAGTTGCTGTACACATTGCTCACGGCAAAAAAGAAAATGTTCTCACTGACATAATGCACGGCAAACCAATCGGTACAAAATTTATCCCCCTTAGAAAAACGAGCGGAGTAAAACGCCGTTTGGCATACTCGGAAGGACTCACTATGGGAGCAATTATAGTGAACAAATGTGCTGAAGATATGTTAATTGCAAAGGAAAAAGCTATGAGTCTCCTTCCGATTGGCGTAATTCACATCAAAGGCGATTTCAAAAAAGACGACGTTGTAGAAATTCGAAATATGAGCAACCAAAAAATCGGATTTGGAGTGAGCGCCCTCGACTCCATGAAAGTGAAAGAATTAGCTGGCGTAAAAGGCGGTCGTACAGTCGTGCATTACGACTATATGTTTATTGAGTGA